GACGAGGGCATGGGGCCACTCCGCATGGCCTTCGCCATCATCAGCTGCCTCATCATCCTGGAGaacctgctggtgctgctggccgtGCTGCGCTGCCTGCGGGGCCGGCGCTGGGTCTACTCCTGCATCGCCAGCATCACCCTCAGCGACCTGCTGGCGGGCATCGCCTACCTCTGCAACCTCTGCCTGTCGGGCAGCAAGACCTTCCAGCTGTCCCCGCAGCTCTGGTTCCTGAGGGAGGGCATCCTCTTCATCGCCTTGGCCGCCTCCACCTTCAGCCTGCTGGTGACGGCCGTGGAGCGCTACAGTGCCATGGTGAGGCCCATCGCGGAGAACGAGGCCAGCAAGACCCTGCGCCTGCGCGGCCTCATCGtggcctgctggctgctggccctCGTCATCGGGCTGCTCCCGCTGCTGGGCTGGAACTGCCTCTGTGATTTCCAGGCCTGCTCCGTGCTCCTGCCGCTCTACTCCAAGAATTACATCCTCTTCTCGGTGGTGATGTTCAGCATCATCCTGCTGGGCATCATCGGGCTCTACATCTCCATCTTCCACCTGGTGCAGGCCAGCTCCAGGCAAACCTGCTCCCGGCACGGCCGCCGGCGCTCGCTGCGCTTGCTGAAGACGGTGCTGATGATCCTGGGGGCCTTCATCCTCTGCTGGAGCCCCCTGTTTGTCCTGCTGCTCTTCGACGTGTTCTGTGACACGGGGGCCTGCAGCCACCTGCACAGCCTGGACTGGACgctggccctggccctgctcaaCTCGGGGGTCAATCCCGTCATTTACTCCCTGCGCAGCGTGGAGGTTCGCCGCGCCGTGGGgagcctgctgtgctgctgctgcctcagggccgGGCTCTGCGGGCCCGGCAGCTGCGTGGCCATCTCGGACATCAACTCCGGCTCCTCCACGGAGAGCTCCCTGCGCGGCCGCGACAGCTTCCGCAGCTCCGTGGCCTGGAACGCGCGGCCCAGGGCGCCTCTGTCCAGCAACTCCAGCATGATGAGCAACCTGCCCAGTCTGTGAGGGGCCACGGCGAGGGCACGAGGGGCCACACAGCCCCCCGGACCtcgtggtgctgctgctggcctggcaggACTGCAGCGAGGCTGGCCAGTTGTGAGCTGGGCCAGGATCTGCAGTCCCATCAGACTGGGATGGACTCAGGCTGGGTGCAGCACGGGGTCAGGGATTGCTCCCAGGCTGGGAGTGACAGACACAGGCACATTTTGGGATGGTtgctctgctgggacagctgcagTGTTCAGGTTCTCTGTGTGCTTTGGGTGTGCAGAGGTGCTGTAGCTGCCCACCCGAGGGTGCTTTGCCCCAGGGCACACTGGCAAATAGGGTGGATTTTCCCAACCAGGTGGCCCTCCCAAGCCTTTGGAATCCTTTTGGACCTTCTCTGATGGGCACAGCTGGTGGGAAGGAATGCGAGCTTGATGTTCTGCCCAGCCCGAGGATGGcagagggctgcagccacagcccagactCTCCCCAGggtgcagaggctgggcactgAGCCAGGGCACGTGCTGTGactgtgctcagagctgcagccacagggctggcactggcacgGGCAGAAGGAGATTGGGGAGCCTGGTGCCACCCTGGGCCTGAGGACATGGCCAGCTTGTGCCTCAGATCCTGCTCTTCTGCTCTCCCACGTAGGGAATCACCAGAGCAGCACCAAATGCCTCCTCTCACCATGCCAGAAGGCCACCAAAGCACTGGGGACTCACACAaatcctgctggcccaggcccTCTGCAAGAGCTGAGTGTGCAGCCCATTTGTTTTACAATAAATCAAGGTGATCAGAAAGCCTTGGGTTGATTTCCTTCgatattttttcctctggagGCCAGGTACTGCCTGGGGGATGTTTTTGTAGtctggggacagctgtggctgccctccTGTTCTCGGGACAGGGGGATTGCCCTGCTCagggggcagcaggagcctccTGTCTGGTCCTgttcatcccatcccatcctgtcCTGTCCCATTTATCCCATCCTGTCCTGTCCCATTTATCccatcctgtcctgtcctgtccctttTATCCCATCCCACTCCATCCTGTTCAtcccatcctgtcccatcccatcccatgaaTCCTGtcctatcccatcccatggatcccatcccatcccatggatcccatcctatcccatggatcccatcccatcccatcccatcccatggataccatcccatcccatcccatggatcccatcccatcccatcccatcccatggatctcATTGATCCtattgatcccatcccatcccatcccatcccatcccatggatctcATTGATCCTattgatcccatcccattgatcccatcccagcctatggatcccatcccactgatcccatcccatcccatcccatggatcccatcccatcccatcccatcccatcccatcccatcccatcccatcccatcccatcccatcccatcccatcccatcccatcccatcgatcccatcccatcccgtggatcccatcccatcccatcgatcccattgatcccatcccatggatcccacggatcccatggatcccatcccatccgcCGGGGGGCGCCCGGAGCTCCGCGCGGAGCGCGCCCCCTGCAGGCCGAGGCGGGGCGGTACCGCGGCCAGCGCGGTCCGCCGCGACTACAACTCCCAGCGCCCCTCGCGGCGGCGCGCGAACTACGGGTCCCGGCGTGCCGCGCGGGGCGCGCCGTGCGTGCGGAGCAGGCCGCAGtacgggccggggccgcggcgaTGCTGGAGGAGGCGGGCGAGGTGCTGGAGTCGGTGCTCAAGGCCTCGTGCCTCCCGCTCAGCGTCCTGCTCTTCGTGCCCGccgtgctcctgctgctggggccgccgcccgccgccgagGCGGCGCACGAGTTCACGGTGTACCGCATGCAGCAGTACGAGCTGGGCGGGCAGCCCTACGGTGAGGAACCgcgcggcccggccgggcgCGGGGCTGCGGCAGCGGCTCCGCCGGGGTGCTGCGGCCGCGGGGAGGGAGCCCCGAGCCCGGGGAGCGGCACAGGGTCCCGCGGCCCGGCCTGGGGGAGGCTCGGGGGGCTCTGGCCGGGCCCAGCCCGGGGGAGGGCCCCGTCCGGCCCAGGCTCAGCacgggagaggggctgggagctccaTCGCGGTGACCTAGAGGTAGCCAGGGAGCCCTGGgtgtgggctgggggctccggGTTCTGGGATGCAGCTGCATCCCTcggctgagagctcagccttgTCCTTCTGCCTTTGACTCCTTTATCGACACTCTTTGCTCTTCATCCTCTTCATCCTCAGCTCTGTGTTGCTCCAGTGGCTCCATTTCTTAGCCCGTCCTTCCCCTGTGTTAGAACTGACCTTTACTTCCTCTGTTCTCTCGCTTGCAGCCTGCTGATTGTGCAACACCTTTCTTTGGGGCAGAGACACACCCTGTTCTGCAAGTCcttgaggtgctgcagccctcagctcctcccctGTGTGCCCACAAACCCACAATCAAAGGTTGTTTCTGGGTCTTCTGTAGTGATTTTATTCCAGGCCAGGGCATGTGTTCTGTCTGTGGGTGACTCTTCCTATAGAGTTAACAATGAACAGCCTCACTTTTAATTTGTGCTGTCCATGAGACACCATCTCTCATTCTTCCAGATCTTAATAAGTTCAAATATGTAAGATATGAAAtgcagctgtgcctgtgtgctcctTAAACACTTCACGCTTCTGCTGGCTtctaaataaatgaaattctTTCTGGGTTCTTCCATCACAGTTTCTCAGAAGGTGTCCACATCTTGAGGGCTCTCTTGCTGCATGGGGTagggctctctctctctgctcaggtgctgggagctgtttgTTGACAGGCTTAGCAGGGATGTGATTCAGCTCACACTTTTGTAACCTCTTGAAAAGCCAggtgttatttttttcagatgctCCCAGTTaactttttctgctgtttcttctCCTGGAGCCTTTTAGCTCGGTGGGCTGTGTGTTTCCTTTGCTCCTTCCTGCTCCCTTTGGGTAGCTGCTGTTCCTGTTCCTTGTGTGCTCTGAGATGTCCTTCAGGATAAAAGCTGCATTTCAGAGCagtctgagttggaagggacccacaagaagCACAGAGTCCAACTCTCAAAGGGAATAACCCACAGCCATAACCACAGtgttattagcaccatgctctgaccAGCTGAGCTGATTTGTTTTTCCAGATATTGTATTCTTTTCCAAAAATACCAAATAACAGGTTGCTGCTCAGCCTCTTCTTGCAGAGGGAAGAGATTTTTGTCAGCTTCACTCATACAGCAATTTAAGAACAAGCTTGGACTTCCTCTAACAGTGATAGAATGAGAATTCTTTAGTTTGTAAATGAGTGATTCCTAACCAGTTCTCTGTAGAGAAGCTACAGAAAATCAACCTGTCAGGAAAATACTGTTGTGTCTGGGATGTCAGAGAGAGCAGAACTTCAGGTGCACACATTGCTGTGTTTACACATCATTCCTTTGGGAGTGGTGGAGGGATTATCCtcgttttgaattgtttttctcTGGTTGGAGCAGAGTGTtagtgtttgtttgtttagttgCAGAGGTCTGTGAGGAGAattcccattgttcctggcCTCTGTTTCTGGGCGTGTGGCCCTCACTGATAGTGTGCAGGggaaatgcagatttttcttGTTTAGGTGTTTCTGTGACCTTTGACAAGACCAGACTAATGTCAGAGTTAAGCTAAGCCAGGTTTAAATCCAGTTCTTAGCAGTGCTCCTGTTTGACAGAGGCTGGAGCACcttgtctgtccctgtgtgggGACCCAGCATGGTGAGCTCTCCAGTGGAGGTGCCAGAGTTACAGAAGAATAAATTGAATTATAAATTGTGAGGTGGATTTGACCCTCTCCATTTGCACAAGATGTCCTTTTGGCCTCCCTTGGGGaatgcaggagctgctggcaagcctgctgtgctcccaggggaTTGCATTTCCACGGGGGGGATTTGATCTGCTGGAACTGAGAGCAGGAGAGGGCGAGCCCTCAGGAGCAGCCTGCTCCTCTGTCACTCTGCCAGCTCCAGAACCTTCCTTGGGGCTGGGTGAGAGCAGCCCTTGGGGTGACATGGGGCAGCCTGGTGTCCTTGGGGTGACATGGGGCAACCTGGTGTCCTTGGGGTGAGGTGACATGGGGCAGTCTGGTGTTCTCAGGGTGACATGGGCCAGTCTGGTGTCCTCAGGGTGACATGGGGCAGCCTGGTGTCCTTGGGGTGAGGTGACATGGGGCAGCCTGGTGTTCTCAGGGTGACATGGGGCAGCCTGGTGTCCTTCATCTGGGGCTTCTGCAGCTTGATCCTCCAGCTGGGGGAGGCTCTGGAGAGGCCaggctgtgtccagctgtgtTGGTTATTAGGTGCAGTGAGCAGACAGGTATCCTGTGTGTTGTGTTGGGGAAGAAGACTGCAAGGTGAGGCTGTGGGGTGTGGAACAAGGGGTCTGGCAGGATGTAGACTGCAAGGTGAGGCTGTGGGGTGTGGAACAAGGGGGGTCTGGCAGGATGTAGACTGCAAGGTGAGGCTGTGGGGTGTGGAACAAGGGGTCTGGCAGGGTGTAGAAATGGAAGTTGAGCCTGGGGGGTGTGGAACAAGAGGTTTGGCAGGGTGTAGACTGCAAAGTGAGGCTGTGGGGTGTGGAACAAAGGGGGTTTGGCAGGATGTAGAAATGGAAAGTGAGGCTGTGATGTATGGAACAAGGGGCCTGGCAGGGTGTAGAAATGGAAAGTGAGTCTGTGGGGCATGGAACAAGAGGGGTCTGGCAGGGTGTAGACTGCAAGGTGAGCCTGTGGGGGGTGTGGAACAAGGGGTCTGGCAGGGTGTAGACTGCAAGGTGAGCCTGGGGGGTGTGGAACAAGGGGTCTGGCAGGATTTAGACTGCAAGGTGAGCCTGGGGGGTGTGGAACAAGGGGTCTGGCAGGATTTAGACTGCAAGGTGAGGCTGTGAGGTGTGGAACAAGGGGTCTGGCAGGATGTGGCTGCACAGGAAACCCCACAGGCCTCTGCTCCCTCTTGGATGAGGACAAGAAGGCGAACTCAGCTTTCTGCAGGttctgccctctctgctgcccatCAGACTGTCCCCAGCAGCATTATGAGCAGGAGGCAGGCTGAGCAAGGGGGCTGGGGTGCAgtggctgagcagccctcctgctttccctgctggcAGGCACCAGGAGCGCCGTGCTGAACACGGAGGCGCGCACGGTGGAAGCGGACGTGCTGAGCCGCCGCTGCGTCATGATGAGGCTGGTGGACTTCTCCTACGAGCAGTACCAGAAGGCCCTGCGCCAGTCAGCCGGGGCTGTGGTGATCATCCTGCCACGATCCATCTCCTCTGTCCCCCAGGATGTCGTGAGGGTAAACAAGAaagttttctttcccttcccgTGGGAGGTGCATTGGAGGAAAGCTTGGTTGCTGCGGGGCTGGAAGATTCTCTTGTAACGCACAACAAATCCTattctaattttaaaacttctctctctgctttggttgttgatttttttcttgacaCCTCTCGTGTTCAGCAGATGCTAAGTTTGTGTCTCGCTTAAATCTTCAGCAATTCATGGAGATAGAGCCAGAAATGCTTGCTATGGAAACCATTGTGCCAGTCTACTTTGCAGTGGAAGATGAGGAGCTGCTGTCTATCTATGAACAAACACGGGCTGCTTCTGCATCACAGGGCTCTGCCTCAGCTGCAGAAGGTGAgttctagcaaggagaaacaagTTCTGAGGAAGACAGGCCTGTTCCCACCTCTGGGAGGAGTCTGCTGTGTCATCTGCACCATGAACCAGTGTTCTGTCGCCTTTGTGTTTATTCTGTCTTTGTCAAAGTGTTTAGAGATTCAGTGGAAGAAAAGCACAGTATAAGAAAGCATTACTTGACTGTATTTGGACATACAGTTGCAGGAAGTTGTCAGCTTCACACTGTTTCAAGTAAGGTAGAAATCAAAACTAGGTTAAATCAACATTGAAAATGTTAAGTGATGATGGTGTGTTGATAGAAGTTGAAGCTTTTTGTCTGACCACAAGTCAGTTTGATGCTTCCATGTAAATAATATGACTGACTTATTGACCTGCTGCTTATGACTAATTTTAGTACTGCTCAGGAAAAGTTTTTGACCAGCCAAAATACTGGGATTTTAGGACAGTATGAAAAAGCACCAAGATTCTGTGTCATTGCATAAACACCAGTGACAAGTGAGAGGGCTTAAATGGTTTAAAACTGGTCTCTCAAAGTTCAGTTACAGGgggaaaggaaggcaggaaACTCCCCTAGGTGTacaatgtggggtttttttggtgtttttgtttcagttctgctgcacacagcaacTGCCAACGGCTTCCAGATGGTGACCAGTGGGGCTCAAAGCAAAGCTATCAATGACTGGCTCATCCCCAGTGTGGAGGTGAGTTGTGGATGGATTCAAACTGGCAACATTGATGAGGTGACTTCTTTTATTGGGATTTTATCAGACATTTGGTCTGACAGGGCAAGTCAGGGGAGTCTCAGCCAGGTATCTGAAGTCCTCACAACAGAGGCCACAGCAGATTCAGCAGGAATGTAGAAGTCAGGCTGTCCTTGTACAGGCACACAAGAGGTGATGGGGAGTGACACTGCTCTCTTTCCTCTTCAGGGAAGGCTGACAGGGCTGGGTGGAGAAGACCTGCCCACTGTTGTGATAGTTGCCCACTATGATTCCTTTGGAGTGGCTCCAGTGAGTAttcttttcctgcagctctctgttccttttccctctgcccATGAGTCTTGGCATTAAGGCTGTGGGGCAGTTACAAGTGGagcacagtgctgtgctgtTCTGGTAGCTGATTGTCAGTGTAGTTTGTCACCCTGTGTCTGTCCCACCCCATCCTGCAGTGGCTGTCCCATGGGGCTGACTCCAATGGCAGTGGAatctcagtgctgctggaacTGGCCAGGCTGTTCTCTCGGCTCTACACCTACAGAAGGACCCATGCTgggtgaggagctgctctgttTGGGGTTAGATGTGTGTAGCTGACACGTGGAGGGATGATGTGGGAAGCAGATTCCATTCTCAAACACTGGGAGCTCCCCACTTTTCATTTGTCCTGCCATTACCTGAGTATGTGCCATGTGGGAAGTGTTAATGGACAGTTTGCCTTGGATGTCAGTGCAGGTGGTTGTGATCTCACCACACCTCCAAGGCTGAGTGCAGGAGTTCTTGGAGAGCAGCAAGCTAATCCTTTTCTGGTTCTTTTTTGGGCAGGTACAACTTGCTGTTCTTTGCATCTGGAGGTGGCAAGTTTAATTATCAAGGAACTAAGCGGTGGCTGGAGGATAATTTGGACCACACTGGTGAGTAAGGGGCTGGTTGTGTTAAAAGTCTATAATTAATTATCAGCTCTCCTGTGAGAATCTTCTTGTGTGAGTCTTGCTTTTTTAGGGGGTGGAAATCCCAGCATAAGACATAGCaataattttttgattttttctgTTCCAGATTCCAGCCTTCTGCAGGACAATGTAGCATTTGTTCTCTGCCTTGACACTCTGGGCAGAGGCAATAGCCTTCATCTTCATGTCTCAAAGCCTCCCAAGGAGGGCACCTTGCAGCATGCATTTCTGAGAGAACTGGAGACGGTAAGGAAAAGCTTTTTAGGTTCATGGGAACTTGACTTACTATACAGCTCTCCATGAGAGGAAGGAAGATGTGGAGAAAGAGTGTGCTATTGAAATAATTCTTGTATTGTTTAGAATCACTTAATTTAAAGTGCAGACAAATCCTCATGCCACAGTCCCAAGTGAAGCAGACTAGACCTGCAAATGCTACCCTGTACAGACATTAAAACAGCTCTTTTTGACCTGAAAATCCAGCTTTAATAAGGTCAATAACTGCACCTCACATTCTGGAGCACGCAGAAATGGCTGCAGGCAGACAGGGCAGTGCAGGGTGGGACTCTGCAGCACCCCTGAACGCCCTCCCCTTGTCCTCAGGTTGTCGCCAGCCAGTTCCCAGAGGTGAAGTTCTCCATGGTGCACAAGAAGATCAACCTGGCAGAGGACATGCTGGCGTGGGAGCACGAGCGCTTCGCCATCCGGCGCTTGCCGGCGTTCACCATCTCGCACCTGGAGAGCCACCGGGACAGCCTGCGCAGCAGCATCATGGACAGGAGGTGAGGGGCCCTCGTGCTCAAATCCAGCCCAGGAACCTGCCCTCACAactgcttgtgctgctctgaTGGTCAGGGCACAGGTGACAGATGGTGGGAGTTGGGCTCTGGATTCAGGCTCAGTGAAAATGGTTTTTTCTGGAGGAAGTTGATGTCGTTGCAAGTCCGTGATccccttttttgttttaggGCACGAATAGACACTAAAGCACTGACCAGGAATACTCAGATCATTGCTGAGGCTTTGACAAGGGTCATCTACAATCTAACAGAAAAGGTAAGAGGTGCCCACCATGCAGTGCTGGCCAGACTTGTCCTGCTCAAAAATAACCAGGATTggttttttattccattttctctTGCAGGGAGCACCTGCAGATATGCAGATCTTCACAGATCAGATGGTAAGCACAGTACATTATTTTTTGTAACCTGTGGAACCTAGAGTCTGAGAGAGAGCTCTGATGTGTGTTTGACTCCCTTTCTCTGGTGGTATTTTTCTGCAGGAAATCCAGCAGGAGCAACTGGAGTCAGTGATGGACTGGCTGAGCAgtcagcccagggctgcccagctgATTGATAAGGACAGCACCTTCCTCAACACCTTAGAATATTATATGGGACGTTACCTGAAGGATGTCAAGCAGCACCACGTGAAGGCAGACAAACGGTAAGAAAAGACATGAAAGAACCAGCCAGGGCATGCAAACTGGCTTCCTCCTGGACAGAATTGTCTCTGAGCTGCAGCTTTCCTGGGTTCTTGACATGCAGCTTTGTTCTTCTGTGCTCTCCTGTCAGTTTTGGTTCATGCTTGGTGTTCAGAGAAGGCTGCTCGTGATTCCTCACAGCACAGGAACaaggcccagcagctccctctgtCTGAAAAGCttgtttttaatctgttttggTTCCACTGTTCCCACTCTGAGAGCAGGAGAGGGCTAATTTTTGGTTAATTACAAAAAAGCAGCTTCCATCCTGTTGAACCTGCTCGGGCTGAAGCTGTTTTAGTGAACAGAGGGAGGAATCTTTCATGTTCAGCCTCTTTGGAGACAGCTGAACACCAGCATGAGTTCTGAATTGTGTCCTTGGGCTCCTGATAGTAGGAAAAGAAAGTCCTGATGACTAAAACCAGCTCAAAACCAGTGTGGGGGCTGGTCATGCTTGCCTGGGTGGGTGAACTTGGGaacagctctgggctgtcctgACTGCAGGGTCAAGAAGTGcaacagaatctgaaaaatttCTCCTTTGCACAGGGACCCCGAGTTTGTTTTCTATGACCAGCTGAAGCAGGTGATGAATGCCTACAGGTATGGAACTCCCTTGGGCATGCTGGGCTGTTGTCTCACCCCCTGGCAGGAACTGCTGTAGCAATTTCATGTGCACTTCTCCTTATTCCAGGGTCAAGCCAGCAATCTTTgacctgctcctggctgtctgTATTGCAGCCTACCTTGGTGTTGCCTATGTTGCAGTGCAGGTAAGAGACACAGATGAATTATTTTCCTTATAAAACAAGTTAGGCTCAGGAGTTCACACAGTGTCAGCACTAAAGCTGGAACAATAATGCCACTTACCTGTGCTGTAGGCAGTCTCTTGCCATTCTGGTTTTTAGAGCTGTTTCTTGTGCTCAAGGACATGCATAACTCATTGCTAACCTATTTTGGCTTCAGACTAAAACTTTACAACAAATTTTAGTTACCTTGGTAATTTAAAGGTTTGTAGCTTGTGCTATTAGGAAATATTTAAACTTGGGATGCAGCTTAGAATTTTAATTTAGAATTCTAATTTAAGGTTTGTATCTTGTACTATTAGGAAATATTTGAACTCGGGATGCAGCTTAGAAATGCATCTTCAGAATTCTGAAGATGCATTTTTTCAATGAAACCAGAAATACATCCTGTGTCCATACCTCTGCAAATGTGATACTCCATGCCTTGGCCAGCcaaatttaatgtttttctgtCAGTGTTAACCAAGACAGTGTGAGCAAGGCCTTGTTCCTGCCTGAATTCATGAAAGACATGAATAAAAGGGAAGCTTTTTAGGTCACTCTCAGTTTTGATCACTTTGTGTTATTTGTGCCTTATTATTTGTTTAGGGAAACGACAGGCATTTAAAATGTGTAAGAATataaacaaagggaaaaaacataCTTTGATTTCTATTAGCAATCTTCATTAGTTCTGTTATTtgaatttgaaattatttgaagCCTGGATTGTGTTACGTCTGTCAAATCAAAATACAATCAACCCCAGCAAAATCAAAAGAGGAATTAAGTGAATTTCttagtcactggggaaatggtgAAAGAGAAGATCCAGTTAAAGAATTGTGAATTGCTGGGAATCTCTGTTTGCCTGGTTCATTTTTACCTTCCTGaaactgctggcagcagtgTTTCTATAGAGACCAGGAACCTGCATATGTTGGAATCTGAAGCTTTCTCCTcaccttcagaaggaacagaattgcattaaaaatgaaaactaaaaaaaatctttaacaCATCTTCACAATGAGGTGATACAGACCTGCACAAACACTTCTGTAAGCCATCATTTTCTGCATAACTTGGCTTCCTTGTCATAATTCCTCATCCATCAAGTCCCACTCCA
Above is a window of Passer domesticus isolate bPasDom1 chromosome 21, bPasDom1.hap1, whole genome shotgun sequence DNA encoding:
- the NCLN gene encoding BOS complex subunit NCLN, whose protein sequence is MLEEAGEVLESVLKASCLPLSVLLFVPAVLLLLGPPPAAEAAHEFTVYRMQQYELGGQPYGTRSAVLNTEARTVEADVLSRRCVMMRLVDFSYEQYQKALRQSAGAVVIILPRSISSVPQDVVRQFMEIEPEMLAMETIVPVYFAVEDEELLSIYEQTRAASASQGSASAAEVLLHTATANGFQMVTSGAQSKAINDWLIPSVEGRLTGLGGEDLPTVVIVAHYDSFGVAPWLSHGADSNGSGISVLLELARLFSRLYTYRRTHAGYNLLFFASGGGKFNYQGTKRWLEDNLDHTDSSLLQDNVAFVLCLDTLGRGNSLHLHVSKPPKEGTLQHAFLRELETVVASQFPEVKFSMVHKKINLAEDMLAWEHERFAIRRLPAFTISHLESHRDSLRSSIMDRRARIDTKALTRNTQIIAEALTRVIYNLTEKGAPADMQIFTDQMEIQQEQLESVMDWLSSQPRAAQLIDKDSTFLNTLEYYMGRYLKDVKQHHVKADKRDPEFVFYDQLKQVMNAYRVKPAIFDLLLAVCIAAYLGVAYVAVQHFGLLYKMIQRLSLKTKQQ
- the S1PR4 gene encoding sphingosine 1-phosphate receptor 4, which gives rise to MAAPVLGWLVNYSLLLPLDSAQLLGTKSSCLQLAATRNVNIILQHYNFSGKLTTRPSGDEGMGPLRMAFAIISCLIILENLLVLLAVLRCLRGRRWVYSCIASITLSDLLAGIAYLCNLCLSGSKTFQLSPQLWFLREGILFIALAASTFSLLVTAVERYSAMVRPIAENEASKTLRLRGLIVACWLLALVIGLLPLLGWNCLCDFQACSVLLPLYSKNYILFSVVMFSIILLGIIGLYISIFHLVQASSRQTCSRHGRRRSLRLLKTVLMILGAFILCWSPLFVLLLFDVFCDTGACSHLHSLDWTLALALLNSGVNPVIYSLRSVEVRRAVGSLLCCCCLRAGLCGPGSCVAISDINSGSSTESSLRGRDSFRSSVAWNARPRAPLSSNSSMMSNLPSL